GAAATGTTTCCAGTCCTTCATCGCAACACCCCAAGGGACTTCGTAGAAGTATCCAGACCTTCCAAGGTTAAACTTGGTAAGTTTAGCCAGAGATACCCCCTGTGCAACCtacctgctgccttctgcagtcATCTCTCTAGGATCAGCACCCTTACACAGTCCTTCAAACACCCCCATtctgctgaaggaagaaaactcgGGTGTATCCATGTgtttacagcagcagaaaatatttgccGAAATGAGTGGCAGCACAGGGGACTCTGCTGCCAGGAGCACAGGAAGCTACTGCAAGTGTCAGGCACTTTTGTGCTTTCACAAAGGAGCTTTTCTGCtataaataacagaaacaagCCCTTCCTTTTTACAGGAAAAGGCACTATTTTCTTTGCGCTGTATCTAGTACCACACCTCCCTCCAGCCAATAAAgtcgagggaggggaggagggctTCACCCTGCAATATCAGCCAGAGCAGTTTCAGTTTCACCCCAGTCCCATCTGTTTACTCCTCTGTAGCTCCCCAAGCCGCATTACCATCAGCCATGGCCAGCAAGTCAGTCTTCATTGTTGCTATAGATTTTGGCATGTCCTACAGTGGGTGCTGTTTTTCCCTTGCTCCAGGTACAGACCAAGTCTGCCAGGTGTACTGGGGAACAGAGGAAGGGCTCAAGACCCCAAAGATGCCCATGTGCATCTTGTTCAACCAGAAGTTCAGGAAGTTTGGCTGTGATGCTGTGATGAAGTACAAGAGCCTGCCCTCCAGAGAAGGTGACAATTGGTACTTCTTCCGGAAATTCAAGATGAAGCTGTAGGTTGAATGGTTACTGCTAATGAGAGTCAGAACTATTCATTTATTTGAGGAGTGGGGGTTAGAGGAATTGGTGAAAAAGGGCTGAGTAAATCTGGTTGATGAGGATGAGTGAATGGAAATCAAAGAGCATTTTGATGAACTGAAgaaatgatttattttccttaattagCCAAAGGTTTCACGGACCCTTCCTTTATGATGCTGTTCATTATCTAAAGACAATAAAACCTGACTGCACACCTTGGTGAAGCCAAATACTTGTTCTTAATGAAAAGCTGCCCTCAGTCCTCAACAGGGAACAAGTGAAGCTTCCTGCAATTCAAAGGAGGTGGGCAACCTCGAGATCACCATGTTTTATACCTCCCTCTACCTTGTCTCTCCCCCCGCCAAACGGTATGCTGAAGCTAATTTAAAGGTGGCTAGCTGTGAGAATGCAACCACCACTTTCCTTCTGCCCCGGGGTCTCAGTCTGGTTTTGCTCAGCATGCCGCACATTTCCCCCTCGTGCctgttccttccctcctctAAACCATCCTAAACAATACAAGGTTTTGTCTGCACTCggcatccagcagcagcagcagttcccCAAGCCCCTTAGCCTTTATTTCATGTGCATGCCCTGGACTTAACCAGAACATTCCTACCAGAGGTTAAGCCCAGGCGCCGCGTGGATAatccaagattttttttgcctctggtTCCAAGTGACCAACCATGACGATAATGGGCCCGTAGGTGCTGTCTGCATCTCACCCTGgcccttctcctgccccttatctctctccctcccaggcAGGTAGGGCTTAGGGATAGGACAGAGATCCCAGCTGCAAGCCAGAAGGATTAGGGTAGCGAAAAGCCTGTGCTCCTGACCTGGCTGTCCTGCACCATTTATCTCTTGCGTTAAAATGACGTGGCTTTCCAGGGCACTGCAGCCACGGATGCTGTGCCCATGCTGCCGTCACCATCCCCACAATGCTGTCATTTTGGGCTGGCAATGCGTCCCACTCGCCAAGTACCAAggccaggagcagctgcagggtAGGCCTCTGCTAAACCATAGAGCTAGGGGGAAAGCAGTGACCGTGGCACAACAGCAGGACTGGAGAGAGTTGCTGGAGCTGGAAACGGGATTGTTGGACTGAAGGACCAAGAAGTGCTGGGAAGAGGGGACAGCAGGGCACCATGCTGCCCACAGCACAGCAGTAGTCTTGGGAGCAAACCAGGAAAATTAGTGCTTGGGCAAGGATCACcttcagaaaagagaagccAAGCACTGGCCTTGGCAGGGgtgagaggggaggagagctgatatttttcttccccactgaaaactcccttttttcccttctctcctcagACAGCGAGATCTTTGCTCTGGCACCTGATGCCATGGCGAGAATGCTAGTCCTCCCTCCTCATGTGGTTAGTTTCTTTCCTGATTAAAAGTGATTAGGCAGCGCTAAAGCCTGCAGAAATGTGTCCAAGGGAAACAGAGACAAAGACTCCATTCAAGATCTCTTAAATCCCCGGGGCAGTATTTAGAGAGCCCCGAGGAGAGAACTGGAGCAGAACCATCCCACCAGGACCTCCCtgtccttctccctcctgctgcacccTTCGTTGCCAACGTCTCCTCCACCATGTCGTTCTCTGAAGCAGAGGTGCAAAGCGCCCGCAGCGCCTGGGAGAAGATGTATGTGGATGCTGAGGACAATGGGACAACTGTGCTGGTCAGGTAAGGATAGAGCCCATCCTGCTGCTACCCCAGAGGGTTGAAAGAGGAACAGCAAGAAGGATGGAGTTACCACCTAGGAGCATGTCTTGATGTCTTTCACGCAGCCCTTgctgggaacattttgatttGCTGTGGTTCATCCCACCACAGGGAGgaaatggggaagaggagagatccacacaaagaaaagtaaaaggaaagggggaagggggtgggaaaggaagaagagacaaGAACAATTTCTTCACCCATTTaaggtaaagaaaagaaagtgtggTATGAAAGAGAATGGGAACAAAACATGGGCCCtatttccctcttcccctttaCCTCTAAACatctttaatgattttttttttttaacttgcatgtcctcaatatttttcttctgattctctttcagcctttccagTCCAGAGCCCATCTGTTTCATTGTATTCTACCCTTCCTGTTGGCTTTCCTCTCTTagttttcagtctgttttcctcttcttctaCAAGACAGAAGCTTCTTCTATTCACCTTTCACATATCCCTCTCTCAGCTAGGACTTACATCACCTCCATACGCACTGATCAGTCCAACTACTATTTCTGGTTATCATACCTTTACCACTCCCTCTGGCTTTCTTGTGTATCACATCTTGTGCCTGGATCAGCCTCAAAAAGTGATATGCactgctctttccttctgcagtctGCACAACCTGAGGACAGTTAGGGTCAGAAACGCAGCTAGAAAATGCTAGTAGCATCCAGTGGCTTGGCTCACTGGGGTAGTTTACTCCAGGGTTTTGCCTTAGTGTCCtacacccccagccctgcctttaGAGAagttctggggtccccagtacaagagagacatggacatactggaaagAGTACAacgaagggccacaaagatgatgaagggactggagcatctctcctatgaagagaggctgagaaagctggggctgtttggtgtggagaagagaaggctcggggtGGGGAATCTTATCTATGCATACAAAaacctgaagggagggtgcaaagaagacagagccaggctcttctcagtggtgcccagtgacaggaccagaagcaatgggcacaaactgaaagacagaagtttccctctgaacatcagcagacactttttcactgtgagggtgactgagcactggcacaggttccCCTGATAGGCTGTAGAGTCTCCAtccaaaagctgtctggacatggtcctgggcaaccagcttgACCAGGgagtttggaccagatgacctccagagatcccttgAAGCCCAACCGTTCTGTGACTCTGTGAAATGCAATCTGGAATTTGCTATTGCTATTTCAGGTGGATAACTGGCTTACACAATGGAGTAAACCACTTTTTTAAGAGCTTGACGAAGATGACTGCAACTGATGTATTATAACAGGCAATTCCTTTATGCATAGCATTGAATTGTGTTACTTTTGAATAAATGAAATGAGCAGTACCCAGTACTCGAACAACAATCCATCACAGGCAGTAAGAAAGCTTTGGGATGGACTCTAGGAAGGGGTTAATTAACAAAACCAATAGTAGGGTTTCTCCATGAAAACACCTACCAAGGGCACAGTGAACATATCTGCTGTCCAGAACATCTTTGGGAATATTGTGCTGTCACACTCACCCTGTGTGAACACACTCCCACTTCTCTGTGGATTTTATCTCTACCTAACACTGAGTTAACACTGAGGAAGTATTTACTTTAGAAGCAGCGGAATAAATTCAGGCTAGGTAGGTTTTAAGGCAGAGTGAGCAAAGGGAAGTGCTCTGGGGAGAGGCGAGGGAGGGGACAGGTTGCTGAAGGCACAGGGGCTGTGCACAGATGGGAAGGGCAAAGGAGAACCAAGAAATGCAGGGGAAAGAGGTGTCTGTTCTAATAAAGAGGACAAAAAAGGGTGATAAATGCATAAGACAGGGCCTGGAACATGAAGCCATATCTGCATTGATGCCTTGGTCCACAAATTAGGACGTCTCTCATTTCTCAACAGGATGTTTACTGAGCACCCAGACACCAAGTCCTACTTCACACACTTCAAAGGCATGGACTCCGCCGAAGAGATGAAACAGTCGGATCAGGTCAGGGGCCATGGCAAGAGGGTTTTCACTGCCATCAATGACATGGTGCAACACCTGGACAACTCCGAGGCTTTTCTTGGGATATTGAACCCACTCGGCAAGAAACATGCCACGCAGCTGAAGATTGACCCCAAAAACTTTAGGGTGAGCCAGCAGCCTTCTTCCCAGGGGGTGTAATTGTGATGAGAAGATGTCTTCCCCTTTGAGGGGTAGAACTGAGGAAAACAGGctttgtatatataaatatatatatgcttcAGAGGGCGGAGATGGTGGAAGATGAGATGGTTGATGGCGGAAGATAGCAGGAATGAGAGATCTGGCATCTGTTGGGAAGGCGGCTATGCAGCTGATGTGATGCAGGCAGGTCTGCTCAGgtgggagctgcagagctgcccatGAGTTGTAGTGGGTTTTCTCAGTGCAACATGATTCCCATGCTTGTCATTTAATAacaagacacagaaaagcagcttaaCACTGGACTTCAGTCCTTGATGTCTATTTTTCTCTAGTAACAGGAACTGAGCTTTTCTGGGACAACTAAACCAGCTGTTATTAAGCAACAGTTGTAACAGCATTGCCATCACTAAACAAACACAGATAATAAATACAGGATCAAATGACTTGCCCAAGTCCACCTAAAGTCACTAGCAGAGTCCATTTATAAGTATTCTGTCTGCCTTACGCagcacaaaatgcaaaaaaaagaggcaCCTTTTGGCAAACGTCACTCAGGCACCAGGAAGGTGATTTCCAAAGCAGCGGGCCCAATTTTCAATAAGTGGCAGAATAAGTGAGGATTTCTGCCTGGAGAGATCctgaaaagactttttcaggGTAAAGACGCACACAAAATAATGCTGCACAGAAAAGGAGCTGACATTTCAAAGTATACCAGCTACCTAGTGACTGTAAAGACAAACAAACCCTCATTGCTACAGAGTGCTAGATAGCTAACAAGCAGGAAAGATTAGGAAGAAACTTACTCCCCAAAGCCATGTATTCCATAGGTGTCCAACATGGGGCTCCTCGTGGCCTTAAACATTTGGGACTGTCCACTGTCAGGAGGATTGCTGTAGATGGACCAAGTGAACTGGTCCTATACAGCTGTCTAAGTGAGTGACGGGTACAGTCAACATTAACTAGATACAGGATAGCTGAAGAAACCAGCAGCAGTGACTACATTTTTTGGTGAATTCTATAATGCACCTAATTTTCCATGACCTATTACAAGCTCTGCATGCTATATGGTGCTGAATTTTTCTTGTACCCCTTTCCGCCCTCCAAGAATCCCaactaaaaatatgtattttgttcTTATGCTTCTAATGTGGAGGAAAGTTCACACTGGTTGTTTCTTCCCATCTCCTTGTTTAGATTATCTGTGACATTATCTTGCAACTGATGGAGGAGAAATTTGGCGGAGACTGCAAAGGTTCCTTTGAGAAGGTGACCAATGAAATCTGCACTCACCTGAACAACATCTACAAAGAGGTGGGTTGGTGAGAATGTGCAACCTCCAGGCTCTTCAAACATCTCGCCAGCGCTGATTTGCTGCTTTTGGGCCTCCAGACATAGttggaagaatgaaaaagtaaaaaaaaaaaaagcaagaaaaggctTATATAATGTAGGTATCAACGTCAATAATTTCCTTAGCAAACTGAGTTTCTACAGCTAAATAAAACCTGCAGATACATCAAAGCCAACCAACAAATCCTGATGTGCTTTGCAGCTTCAGTGCTCCAGATGGGTTCCTCTGGCCACTGTCCTTGAAGACTACATTTTAAGACAATGACTTTAAGCTTGCTATTCCTAAGAGAAAGACTTGCTCcttccagcagcaccagcccag
This portion of the Aquila chrysaetos chrysaetos chromosome 26, bAquChr1.4, whole genome shotgun sequence genome encodes:
- the LOC115336271 gene encoding cytoglobin-1-like, which translates into the protein MSFSEAEVQSARSAWEKMYVDAEDNGTTVLVRMFTEHPDTKSYFTHFKGMDSAEEMKQSDQVRGHGKRVFTAINDMVQHLDNSEAFLGILNPLGKKHATQLKIDPKNFRIICDIILQLMEEKFGGDCKGSFEKVTNEICTHLNNIYKEVGW